One window of the Amycolatopsis mediterranei genome contains the following:
- a CDS encoding molybdenum cofactor biosynthesis protein B, whose amino-acid sequence MERSAQRLGRALVVIVDDRVAHGEHEDTTGPLVTELLEEAGFIVDGVVVVEAETAGIRNALNTAVIGGADLVITVGGTGVLPRDRTPDATAGVLDRPIPGISEAIRASGLAAGAVDAGISRGLAGVSGSTLVVNLAGSRSAVRDGMATLTSLVPHVIDELSGLEEV is encoded by the coding sequence ATGGAACGGAGTGCACAACGGCTGGGCCGGGCCCTCGTGGTCATCGTGGACGATCGCGTGGCGCACGGCGAGCACGAGGACACCACTGGCCCGCTGGTCACGGAGCTGCTCGAAGAAGCGGGCTTCATCGTCGACGGTGTCGTGGTCGTCGAGGCGGAGACCGCGGGTATCCGCAACGCGCTCAACACCGCCGTGATCGGCGGCGCCGACCTGGTGATCACCGTCGGCGGCACCGGCGTGCTGCCGCGCGACCGGACTCCGGACGCCACCGCCGGTGTGCTCGACCGACCCATCCCGGGCATCAGTGAGGCCATCCGTGCCTCCGGCCTGGCCGCCGGGGCCGTGGACGCCGGCATCTCCCGCGGGCTCGCCGGGGTGTCCGGCAGCACGCTCGTGGTCAACCTCGCCGGGTCGCGGTCGGCCGTCCGCGACGGGATGGCGACGCTGACCTCGCTCGTGCCGCACGTGATCGACGAACTTTCCGGCCTCGAAGAGGTCTGA
- a CDS encoding molybdopterin-dependent oxidoreductase codes for MKLPIPAEEQFRAPAHHERVTSKIGLALAITFTTCFVTGLISHLIQHPPGWFSWPSRPIGLYRVTQGLHVISGVASIPLLLAKLWSVYPKLFGRPLVRSLPHALERLSILVLSGAAFFELTTGLLNVAQNYPWGFYFPQVHYAVAWLAIGSILVHVAVKLPIIRRALSRTTVEEAPAEGLSRRGFLVTTGLATGVAVVATAGATVPFLRGVSALSWKTGKGTQNLPVNRTAAAAGVTWSPDWRLSVVTPRGTTKFSLDELRALPQTTAELPIACVEGWSQSATWRGISLPALLKAAGASPGTAVRVSSSERGGLYGASVLPGEHTADELTLLALELNGEVLAPDHGFPCRIIAPNRPGVLQTKWVTKLEAL; via the coding sequence GTGAAGCTCCCGATTCCGGCAGAAGAGCAGTTCCGGGCCCCGGCGCACCACGAACGCGTGACGTCGAAGATCGGCCTCGCGCTCGCGATCACGTTCACGACGTGCTTCGTGACGGGGCTGATCAGCCACCTGATCCAGCACCCACCGGGGTGGTTCTCCTGGCCCAGCCGCCCGATCGGGCTCTACCGCGTCACGCAGGGGCTGCACGTGATCTCCGGCGTGGCGTCGATCCCGTTGCTGCTGGCGAAACTGTGGAGTGTCTACCCGAAGCTGTTCGGCCGGCCGCTCGTCCGCTCGCTGCCGCACGCCCTGGAGCGGCTGTCGATCCTGGTGCTGTCCGGTGCGGCGTTCTTCGAGCTGACGACCGGGCTGCTGAACGTCGCGCAGAACTACCCGTGGGGCTTCTACTTCCCCCAAGTGCACTACGCGGTCGCATGGCTGGCGATCGGCTCGATCCTGGTGCACGTCGCGGTGAAGCTGCCGATCATCCGCCGCGCCCTGAGCCGGACGACGGTGGAGGAGGCGCCGGCCGAGGGGCTGTCCCGGCGGGGTTTCCTGGTGACCACCGGGCTGGCGACCGGTGTCGCGGTCGTGGCCACCGCGGGTGCGACGGTCCCGTTCCTGCGCGGCGTTTCCGCCCTTTCCTGGAAGACCGGCAAGGGCACGCAGAACCTCCCGGTGAACCGCACGGCGGCGGCCGCGGGTGTCACGTGGTCGCCGGACTGGCGGCTTTCGGTGGTGACCCCACGCGGGACGACGAAGTTCTCGCTCGACGAGCTGCGCGCCCTGCCGCAAACGACGGCGGAGCTCCCGATCGCGTGCGTGGAGGGCTGGAGCCAGTCGGCCACCTGGCGCGGAATCTCCCTGCCCGCGCTTCTGAAAGCCGCCGGTGCGTCACCGGGCACCGCGGTCCGGGTGTCCTCTTCGGAGCGTGGCGGGCTGTATGGCGCCAGCGTGCTCCCGGGCGAGCACACGGCCGACGAGCTGACGCTGCTGGCCTTGGAGCTGAACGGCGAAGTCCTCGCCCCCGACCACGGCTTCCCCTGCCGGATCATCGCCCCGAACCGCCCTGGCGTGCTGCAGACGAAGTGGGTCACGAAGCTGGAGGCGCTGTGA
- the galT gene encoding galactose-1-phosphate uridylyltransferase — translation MKRTVRHLADGREIIYFDQPGAPDRVAEDTRDLPPVSAASEIRLDPLTGEWVAMAAHRQTRTYKPPADLCPLCPSKPGKPSEIPESDYDVVVFENRFPSFAEDVIGEPSTVDGFGLVPVRPGRGRCEVVCFTSNHDGSFAQLSAKQVRAVVDAWADRTTGLSAVPGVEQVFPFENRGEEIGVTLSHPHGQIYGYPFVTPKTERMLEVARAYQAEHGRPVLGDVLAAERKSGARVVTSSEHWTAFVPPAARWPVQVQIVPHRQVPDIPALTDAERDDFADVYLDVLRRCDALYDRPLPYIAAWHQAPVHRDRELGWLHLELFSVLRAKDKLKYLAGSESGMAVWINDATPEQIAERLRAAG, via the coding sequence GTGAAGCGAACCGTACGACACCTGGCCGACGGCCGGGAGATCATCTACTTCGACCAGCCCGGCGCGCCCGACCGCGTCGCCGAGGACACCCGTGACCTGCCGCCGGTTTCGGCCGCGTCGGAGATCCGGCTGGACCCGCTGACCGGTGAGTGGGTCGCGATGGCCGCGCACCGGCAGACGCGGACCTACAAGCCGCCGGCGGACCTCTGCCCGCTGTGCCCGAGCAAGCCCGGAAAACCGAGCGAGATCCCCGAAAGCGACTACGACGTCGTCGTCTTCGAGAACCGGTTCCCGTCCTTCGCCGAAGATGTCATCGGTGAACCGTCCACTGTGGATGGTTTCGGGCTGGTGCCGGTGCGGCCCGGCCGCGGCCGCTGCGAGGTCGTCTGCTTCACCAGCAACCACGACGGTTCCTTCGCGCAGCTGAGCGCCAAGCAGGTGCGGGCCGTGGTGGACGCGTGGGCGGACCGCACGACCGGGTTGTCCGCGGTGCCCGGCGTCGAGCAGGTCTTCCCGTTCGAGAACCGCGGCGAGGAAATCGGCGTCACGCTGTCGCACCCGCACGGGCAGATCTACGGCTACCCGTTCGTCACCCCGAAGACCGAGCGGATGCTCGAGGTCGCCCGTGCCTACCAGGCCGAACACGGCCGCCCGGTGCTCGGGGACGTGCTCGCCGCCGAACGCAAGTCCGGCGCGCGCGTGGTGACCTCGAGCGAGCACTGGACGGCGTTCGTGCCGCCGGCGGCCCGCTGGCCGGTCCAGGTGCAGATCGTGCCGCACCGGCAGGTCCCGGACATCCCCGCGCTCACCGACGCCGAGCGCGACGACTTCGCCGACGTCTACCTCGACGTGCTGCGCCGCTGCGACGCGCTGTACGACCGGCCGCTGCCGTACATCGCGGCGTGGCATCAGGCGCCGGTGCACCGCGACCGGGAGCTCGGCTGGCTGCACCTGGAGCTGTTCTCCGTGCTGCGGGCGAAGGACAAGCTGAAGTACCTGGCGGGCTCCGAATCGGGCATGGCGGTGTGGATCAACGACGCGACGCCGGAGCAGATCGCGGAACGGCTCCGCGCGGCGGGCTGA
- a CDS encoding DeoR/GlpR family DNA-binding transcription regulator: MLARQRQAVILEEARRTGAVRVSDLVTRLGVSDMTVRRDLDVLAGRGLVEKVYGGATSVVGKSTDEPGFEAKSVRQRAQKEAIAELAATLIRPGTAIGISAGTTTWTLARALDAIPGLTIVTNSIQVADVLRGSTQPDRTVVLTGGVRTPSDALVGPVAVHSLRSLHLDAVFLGVHGMFDGPGFTTPNLTESETDRALVEAGRKLVVLADHTKWGTVGISTIADLDEADVVVTDDGISDEAKEILAERAGELMIAETAETVEAEEA, from the coding sequence GTGCTGGCGCGTCAGCGACAGGCGGTGATCCTGGAAGAGGCTCGCCGGACCGGTGCGGTCCGTGTGAGCGACCTCGTGACCAGGCTGGGCGTGTCCGACATGACGGTGCGTCGCGACCTCGACGTCCTCGCCGGCCGCGGACTCGTCGAGAAGGTGTACGGCGGCGCCACTTCGGTCGTCGGCAAGAGCACCGACGAACCCGGCTTCGAGGCCAAGTCCGTGCGCCAGCGGGCGCAGAAGGAAGCCATCGCCGAACTCGCCGCGACGCTGATCCGGCCCGGCACCGCGATCGGCATCTCCGCCGGCACCACCACGTGGACGCTGGCGCGCGCGCTCGACGCCATCCCCGGGCTCACCATCGTGACCAACTCGATCCAGGTCGCCGACGTGCTCCGCGGGTCGACGCAGCCGGATCGCACGGTCGTGCTCACCGGCGGGGTGCGGACCCCGTCGGACGCGCTGGTCGGGCCGGTCGCGGTGCACAGCCTGCGGTCGCTGCACCTGGACGCCGTCTTCCTCGGCGTGCACGGGATGTTCGACGGGCCGGGGTTCACGACCCCGAACCTCACCGAGAGCGAGACCGACCGCGCGCTCGTCGAGGCCGGGCGCAAGCTGGTCGTGCTCGCCGACCACACGAAGTGGGGCACCGTCGGGATCTCGACGATCGCCGACCTGGACGAGGCCGACGTCGTCGTCACCGATGACGGAATTTCCGACGAGGCCAAGGAAATACTCGCCGAAAGGGCAGGGGAACTCATGATCGCCGAAACGGCGGAGACGGTCGAGGCCGAAGAAGCGTGA
- a CDS encoding NAD-dependent epimerase/dehydratase family protein, whose amino-acid sequence MRVLVTGGAGFIGSHIADLLADGGDEVVVLDNLLPTAHGSSSPPPYTGRHRFLRGDVTDTEIVAELLDGVDAVCHQAAVVGHGIDPSDAPSYALHNDYGTAVLLAGMHAAGVRKLVLASSMVVYGEGRYACPDHGVVPPSPRRRSDVDAGRFEPRCPSCEAELSWQLVPEDAPLNPRSTYAATKLAQEHLAGAWARQTGGTVWAMRYHNVYGPRMPQNTPYAGVASLFRSALVRGEAPRVLEDGRQQRDFIHVHDVARANVLALHMEGPAGEISPLNVCSGTPHTVGDLATELARASKGPAPKVIGGARPADVRHVVADPARAREQLGFTAEIGFADGIADFATAELREPVSL is encoded by the coding sequence GTGCGCGTACTGGTCACCGGCGGAGCCGGGTTCATCGGGTCTCACATCGCCGACCTCCTGGCCGACGGCGGCGACGAGGTCGTGGTGCTGGACAACCTCCTCCCCACGGCCCACGGCTCCAGCTCCCCGCCGCCGTACACCGGCAGGCACCGGTTCCTGCGCGGCGACGTCACCGACACCGAAATCGTCGCGGAGCTGCTGGACGGCGTCGACGCGGTCTGCCACCAGGCGGCGGTGGTGGGCCACGGGATCGACCCGTCGGACGCACCGTCGTACGCCTTGCACAACGACTACGGCACGGCGGTGCTGCTGGCCGGAATGCATGCCGCCGGCGTCCGGAAGCTGGTGCTGGCCTCGTCGATGGTCGTCTACGGCGAAGGCCGCTACGCGTGTCCGGACCACGGCGTGGTGCCACCCTCGCCGCGCCGCCGGTCCGATGTGGACGCCGGCCGGTTCGAGCCACGCTGCCCGTCGTGCGAAGCGGAGCTGAGCTGGCAGCTGGTGCCTGAGGACGCGCCGCTGAACCCCCGCAGCACGTACGCGGCAACGAAGCTGGCCCAGGAACACCTGGCGGGCGCCTGGGCCCGGCAGACGGGCGGCACGGTGTGGGCGATGCGCTACCACAACGTCTACGGCCCGCGGATGCCCCAGAACACGCCGTACGCGGGAGTCGCGTCCCTCTTCCGCTCGGCACTGGTCCGCGGCGAGGCACCCCGGGTCCTGGAGGACGGCCGCCAGCAGCGCGACTTCATCCACGTCCACGACGTGGCGAGGGCCAATGTCCTGGCCCTGCACATGGAAGGTCCGGCAGGCGAGATAAGCCCGCTGAACGTCTGTTCGGGCACCCCGCACACGGTGGGCGACCTGGCAACGGAGCTGGCCCGAGCCAGCAAGGGCCCGGCCCCGAAGGTGATCGGCGGCGCCCGCCCGGCCGACGTCCGCCACGTGGTGGCAGACCCCGCCCGAGCCCGCGAGCAGCTCGGCTTCACCGCGGAAATCGGCTTCGCGGACGGCATCGCGGACTTCGCCACGGCCGAGCTCCGGGAACCGGTCTCACTCTGA
- a CDS encoding DUF2064 domain-containing protein, giving the protein MTRPFILLVVAKAPVPGLAKTRLCPPATPAQAAEIAAAALLDTLDAVCAVPGAEPVVAMTGDLGAAARPIEIGMALRYVTTIPQRGHDFGARLANAHADAAQVHAGLPVLQIGMDTPQVTPESLAAAAAPVLHGGHDSVLGPAADGGWWALGLAEPRHAQALADVPMSREDTGERTLRALTACGLRPRRAAQLSDVDTMADARSVAAACPGGRFARAVAAVGGRAVA; this is encoded by the coding sequence ATGACGCGTCCGTTCATCCTGCTGGTGGTGGCCAAGGCGCCCGTCCCGGGGCTGGCCAAGACCCGGCTGTGCCCGCCCGCCACCCCGGCTCAGGCGGCCGAGATCGCCGCGGCTGCTTTGCTCGACACGCTCGACGCCGTCTGCGCGGTGCCCGGCGCCGAGCCCGTCGTGGCGATGACCGGCGACCTCGGCGCGGCCGCCCGGCCCATCGAGATCGGCATGGCGCTCCGCTACGTCACCACGATCCCGCAGCGTGGCCACGATTTCGGCGCCCGGCTGGCGAACGCCCACGCGGACGCCGCCCAGGTGCACGCGGGCCTGCCGGTCCTCCAGATCGGCATGGACACCCCGCAGGTCACGCCGGAGTCGCTCGCCGCGGCCGCCGCACCGGTCCTGCACGGCGGCCACGACTCGGTGCTCGGGCCGGCCGCGGACGGTGGCTGGTGGGCGCTGGGCCTCGCCGAGCCGCGGCACGCCCAAGCCCTCGCGGACGTCCCGATGTCCCGCGAAGACACCGGCGAGCGGACGCTGCGCGCTCTCACCGCGTGCGGGTTGCGGCCGCGGCGCGCCGCCCAACTGTCCGATGTGGACACCATGGCGGACGCCCGTTCGGTGGCGGCGGCGTGCCCGGGCGGCCGGTTCGCCCGCGCCGTCGCGGCGGTCGGCGGACGGGCGGTGGCGTGA
- a CDS encoding sensor histidine kinase, with translation MIGSGESFPEMLTHLWHILPFALLFSLPVAALGGVALYVLRRGALATTLTVLVLIPVLATLVGVLGISGFMFTPALTTMLLVCLLVALVTVPAAIILGRAIARRSVWEREARERERAAEASRRELVAWISHDLRSPLAGIQAMAEALADGVVSERNEVADYAQRISGETRRLSAMVGDLFELSRITAGALELTMSAVPLRDVVSDAVAAQAPVAHRKRVRVLAKASTWPVVTGSDPELARIVRNLVSNAIRHTPPDGTVAVQIGVDGNEALLAVDDSCGGIPDDEINRVFDVAFRGTQARTPERGGTTSGGGLGLAIAKGLVEAHRGRIGVHNHGPGCRFEVRLPLAMP, from the coding sequence GTGATCGGCTCTGGCGAGTCCTTTCCGGAGATGCTGACGCACCTCTGGCACATCCTGCCGTTCGCGCTGCTCTTTTCGCTGCCGGTCGCGGCGCTGGGCGGCGTGGCGTTGTACGTCCTGCGCCGCGGTGCGCTGGCCACCACGCTCACGGTGCTGGTGCTGATCCCGGTGCTCGCCACGCTGGTCGGCGTCCTGGGGATCAGCGGGTTCATGTTCACCCCCGCGCTGACCACGATGCTGCTGGTCTGCCTGCTCGTCGCGCTGGTCACCGTGCCCGCGGCGATCATCCTCGGCCGGGCCATCGCCCGCCGCAGCGTGTGGGAGCGCGAGGCGCGCGAGCGGGAACGCGCCGCCGAGGCGTCCCGGCGCGAACTGGTGGCCTGGATCAGCCACGACCTGCGCAGCCCGCTGGCCGGGATCCAGGCGATGGCCGAGGCACTGGCGGACGGCGTGGTGTCCGAACGCAACGAGGTCGCCGACTACGCCCAGCGGATCAGCGGCGAAACCCGGCGGCTGTCCGCGATGGTCGGCGATCTGTTCGAGCTCTCGCGGATCACCGCGGGGGCCTTGGAGCTCACGATGTCCGCGGTGCCGCTGCGGGATGTCGTGAGCGACGCCGTGGCCGCCCAGGCGCCGGTGGCGCACCGGAAGCGGGTCCGGGTGCTCGCCAAGGCGTCGACCTGGCCGGTGGTGACCGGCAGCGACCCGGAACTGGCCCGGATCGTGCGGAACCTGGTGTCCAACGCGATCCGGCACACCCCGCCCGACGGGACGGTGGCGGTGCAGATCGGTGTCGACGGCAACGAGGCTCTGCTCGCCGTGGACGATTCCTGCGGCGGTATCCCGGACGACGAGATCAACCGCGTCTTCGACGTCGCTTTCCGCGGGACGCAGGCGCGGACGCCCGAGCGTGGCGGGACGACCAGCGGGGGCGGGCTCGGCCTGGCCATTGCCAAGGGGCTGGTCGAGGCGCACCGCGGGCGGATCGGGGTGCACAACCACGGCCCGGGGTGCCGGTTCGAGGTGCGACTGCCGCTCGCGATGCCCTAG
- a CDS encoding class I SAM-dependent methyltransferase — MTAPVSTGHEFDRGLLGHQCWLELANGERIELAVERWAEPSEGDDVLLDACSGATIDLGCGPGRLTAALAGRGVVALGVDSSRTAVGLTRRRGGTALQRNLFDRLPGEGRWRHALLADGNIGIGGDPATLLRRTARLIAPGGDVLVELEPPGQGLRHERVRLRPGHADVAWFTWAWVGVDAIAEVAARAGLRVDWTTRHGHRWFARLERS; from the coding sequence ATGACGGCCCCGGTGAGCACCGGCCACGAGTTCGACCGCGGCCTGCTCGGTCACCAGTGCTGGCTCGAGCTGGCCAACGGCGAGCGGATCGAGCTGGCGGTGGAACGCTGGGCGGAACCGTCCGAGGGCGACGACGTCCTGCTCGACGCGTGCTCGGGTGCCACGATCGACCTCGGCTGCGGGCCCGGCAGGCTCACCGCGGCGCTGGCCGGGCGCGGAGTCGTCGCGCTGGGTGTGGACAGCTCGCGCACGGCCGTCGGGCTGACCCGGCGTCGCGGCGGAACCGCGTTGCAGCGCAACCTCTTCGACCGTCTGCCCGGCGAAGGGCGGTGGCGGCACGCCCTGCTCGCGGACGGCAACATCGGCATCGGCGGCGACCCGGCCACGCTGCTGCGGCGCACGGCGCGGCTGATCGCCCCCGGCGGCGACGTCCTCGTCGAGCTGGAGCCGCCCGGTCAGGGCCTGCGGCACGAGCGCGTCCGGCTGCGGCCCGGCCACGCCGACGTCGCCTGGTTCACCTGGGCCTGGGTCGGGGTCGATGCGATCGCCGAGGTCGCCGCGCGCGCCGGGTTGCGCGTCGACTGGACCACCCGGCACGGACACCGCTGGTTCGCACGATTGGAGCGGTCGTGA
- a CDS encoding glycosyltransferase family 2 protein, protein MDVVLPCLDEAGALPAVLAGLPPGYRAIVVDNGSADGSPEVAASLGAKVVHEPRRGYGAAVHTGLEAATADIVCFADADGSLDLADLPRLVSAVESGADLAVGRRVPTGPGVWPWHARMGNLVLATLLRSRGLPVRDIAPLRAVDRLALLRLDIADRAFGYPLELLIKAQRAGWQVREFDVRYGERAKGTKSKVSGSVRGTLRAVRDFGRVLAR, encoded by the coding sequence GTGGACGTCGTCCTCCCTTGCCTCGACGAAGCGGGTGCCCTCCCCGCCGTACTGGCCGGCTTGCCGCCGGGCTACCGCGCGATCGTGGTCGACAACGGCTCGGCCGACGGCTCGCCGGAAGTGGCGGCCTCGCTCGGCGCGAAGGTCGTCCACGAGCCGCGCCGCGGCTACGGCGCGGCCGTGCACACCGGGCTGGAAGCCGCCACCGCGGACATCGTGTGCTTCGCCGACGCCGACGGGTCCCTGGACCTCGCCGACCTGCCGCGCCTGGTGAGCGCGGTCGAAAGCGGCGCCGACCTGGCCGTCGGACGCCGGGTGCCGACCGGGCCCGGGGTGTGGCCGTGGCACGCGCGGATGGGCAACCTCGTACTGGCGACGCTGTTGCGCAGCCGCGGGCTGCCGGTGCGGGACATCGCGCCCCTGCGCGCCGTGGACCGGCTCGCTCTGCTCCGCCTGGACATCGCCGACCGGGCGTTCGGCTACCCCCTGGAGCTGCTGATCAAGGCCCAGCGCGCCGGGTGGCAGGTCCGGGAGTTCGACGTCCGCTACGGCGAGCGTGCCAAAGGGACGAAGTCGAAGGTGTCCGGGTCGGTGCGGGGCACCCTGCGCGCGGTCCGCGACTTCGGGCGGGTGCTGGCCCGATGA
- a CDS encoding S1C family serine protease — MTENDPSAHDPAAPRHPETGRQPAQGGWAGHPYGEQAQPETGGAPQYSEPSYHAVTGADPAYGGQTANPWSAQGAQMPSGPTQQSVYPPPNPYGQPGTSGYPVAAPEPKRSGGKLLAGVALVALLVGGIAGGTVGYFTAGSSGPASNALDAPKPAQQTGNAPAGSVEAVAKKLSPSVVELQVSGQQGAGEGSGFVISTDGYILTNNHVVEVGANGGQIRAVFQDGKKADAKIVGRDPTTDIAVVKVTGVGNLTPVELGRSDDLRVGQSVVAIGSPFELAGTVTSGIVSSLHRPVRAGGSSGDQTTVMDAVQTDAAINPGNSGGPLANMSGQVIGINSAIYSPQSASGGQGQGASEGGNVGIGFAIPIDQARRTADTIIKTGQAVQTYIGAEVKDAPQGGAELGAIKSGSPAEKAGLKAGDVVTKIDDRPIDSADTLVAAVRTRAPDEKATFTLADGRTVELTFGGQPVLPN; from the coding sequence ATGACCGAGAACGACCCCAGCGCGCACGACCCCGCGGCACCGCGGCACCCCGAGACCGGCCGGCAGCCGGCCCAGGGCGGTTGGGCGGGGCACCCGTACGGTGAGCAGGCCCAGCCCGAGACCGGCGGTGCGCCGCAGTACTCCGAGCCGTCCTACCACGCGGTGACCGGGGCCGATCCGGCGTACGGCGGGCAGACCGCGAACCCGTGGTCCGCCCAGGGTGCGCAGATGCCGTCCGGCCCGACCCAGCAGAGCGTCTACCCGCCGCCGAACCCGTACGGGCAGCCCGGCACGTCCGGCTACCCCGTCGCCGCGCCGGAGCCCAAGCGGTCCGGCGGGAAGCTGCTGGCCGGCGTCGCGCTGGTCGCGCTGCTGGTCGGTGGCATCGCGGGCGGGACGGTCGGGTACTTCACCGCCGGGTCGTCCGGCCCGGCCAGCAACGCGCTCGATGCGCCCAAGCCGGCCCAGCAGACGGGCAACGCGCCCGCCGGCTCGGTCGAGGCCGTCGCGAAGAAGCTGTCGCCGAGCGTCGTCGAGCTGCAGGTCAGCGGCCAGCAGGGGGCCGGCGAAGGCTCCGGCTTCGTCATCAGCACCGACGGCTACATCCTGACGAACAACCACGTCGTCGAGGTCGGCGCGAACGGCGGCCAGATCCGGGCGGTGTTCCAGGACGGCAAGAAGGCCGACGCCAAGATCGTCGGCCGCGACCCGACGACCGACATCGCGGTCGTCAAGGTCACCGGCGTCGGCAACCTGACCCCGGTGGAGCTCGGCCGCTCCGACGACCTGCGCGTCGGCCAGTCGGTGGTGGCCATCGGCTCGCCGTTCGAGCTGGCCGGCACGGTCACCTCGGGCATCGTCAGCTCGCTGCACCGGCCGGTGCGCGCGGGCGGCAGCAGCGGCGACCAGACCACGGTGATGGACGCGGTCCAGACCGATGCGGCGATCAACCCGGGCAACTCGGGCGGGCCGCTGGCGAACATGTCCGGCCAGGTCATCGGCATCAACTCCGCGATCTACAGCCCGCAGTCGGCGTCCGGTGGCCAGGGTCAGGGCGCGTCCGAAGGCGGCAACGTCGGCATCGGCTTCGCCATCCCGATCGACCAGGCCCGCCGCACCGCGGACACGATCATCAAGACCGGCCAGGCGGTGCAGACCTACATCGGCGCGGAGGTCAAGGACGCCCCGCAGGGCGGCGCCGAGCTCGGTGCCATCAAGAGCGGCAGCCCGGCGGAGAAGGCCGGCCTGAAGGCGGGCGACGTCGTCACCAAGATCGACGACCGCCCGATCGACTCGGCCGACACGCTGGTCGCGGCGGTCCGCACCCGGGCCCCGGACGAGAAGGCGACGTTCACGCTCGCCGACGGCCGCACGGTCGAGTTGACGTTCGGCGGCCAGCCCGTCCTGCCCAACTGA
- a CDS encoding response regulator transcription factor, protein MSDQAGRVLVVDDDETVRDVVRRYLEVAGFTVDVAGNGAEGLAKFGAHEPDLVVLDVMMPGINGLEVCKRLRQVSQVPIVMLTALGEEENRIAGLQLGADDYVTKPFSPKELALRVASVLRRARMPRPEPAAAVLVDGDLRLQMKARTATLSGRELPLTTREFDLLAFFLAHPGVAYSRADLLEKVWSWDFGDQSTVTVHVRRLREKIERDPAKPTRVATVWGVGYRYDREQP, encoded by the coding sequence ATGAGCGATCAGGCCGGGCGAGTGCTCGTGGTCGACGACGACGAGACGGTCCGCGACGTCGTCCGCCGCTACCTCGAGGTGGCTGGGTTCACCGTCGACGTGGCCGGCAACGGCGCCGAGGGGCTGGCGAAGTTCGGCGCCCACGAGCCCGACCTGGTCGTGCTCGACGTCATGATGCCCGGGATCAACGGCCTGGAGGTGTGCAAGCGGCTGCGCCAGGTCAGCCAGGTGCCGATCGTCATGCTCACCGCCCTCGGCGAGGAGGAGAACCGCATCGCCGGCCTCCAGCTCGGCGCCGACGACTACGTGACGAAACCGTTCAGCCCCAAGGAACTCGCCCTGCGCGTGGCCTCGGTGTTGCGCCGCGCCCGGATGCCCCGCCCGGAGCCGGCCGCCGCCGTGCTCGTGGACGGCGACCTGCGCCTGCAGATGAAAGCGCGCACCGCGACCCTCAGCGGCCGCGAACTGCCGCTCACCACCCGGGAGTTCGACCTGCTGGCGTTCTTCCTCGCCCACCCCGGTGTGGCGTACTCGCGCGCGGACCTGCTCGAGAAGGTGTGGAGCTGGGACTTCGGCGATCAGTCCACTGTGACCGTCCACGTGCGACGGCTGCGCGAAAAGATCGAGCGCGACCCGGCCAAGCCGACCCGGGTCGCGACCGTGTGGGGTGTCGGCTACCGCTACGACCGGGAGCAGCCGTGA